The DNA sequence CGAGTTTTGTTCCTTCAATGTCCGCCTTCATGCGCTCTTTTCCCGCTTTTAATCCCCAGTAGAATATTTTCTTCTTGATTGACGACCCCGATTGGACGCCAGACATGACCGTCGCATAAATTTTTTCGAACAGTCGTGGTACGCTGATCAAAATAGTCGGGCGAACCTCCGACATATTGTCGATTACTTTTTCGACGCTTTCGGCGAAGCCAACCGTCGCGCCCAGTAACATCGGGACATAATAACCACCCATCCGTTCCAAAACATGGCTCAACGGTAAAAATGAAAGGAATGTATCTTCTGGATAAATCTGGATCATTTTAACGCTGTTATCGACATCTTTCACGAAATTTGCGTGTGAGAGCATAACGCCTTTGGGCGAACCGGTCGTTCCAGATGTATAATTGATGCACGCAAGATCATTTTCTTCTACAGAATCCAGCAATGTTTGAAATCGCTCGGGTTTTTCGACATGGATCTGTTTGCCATGTTCAATGATATCCTGTATCCAATTTACGTCGCTGGTTTCGATAATTTTGTCGAAGGATATGATTCGCTCGAACTGGTAATCCGATTCGCGAATTTTTTTCAGCAAATCCTGTGTCGAAAAAAAGATAGCGCGCGGTTTGGAATGTTTCATCAATTCGCCGATTTGCAAGGCTGACAGAGTTGGATAAACTGGGACGCTGATTGCGCCAATAGAAAGGCAAGCCATATCGGACATGTACCACTCTTCACGATTATCCGATAGGATTGCGATGCGGTCTCCTTTTCGAATTCCCCAGGAATCCAGAACCAGTGCGATTGCACGGACAATGTTTCCTAACTCATAATAAGTGACGGGACGAAAAGTTCCGCCAATTTTGGACAGCATAGCGGCTTTGTCTGAAAACGCCTTAACATTTTGAAAGAAACGATGTGGTAAAACTAGATTATTCATAATTTTTCTCCTAATGTTCTCAAAGAATAGTGCTTTGAATATAA is a window from the Candidatus Marinimicrobia bacterium CG08_land_8_20_14_0_20_45_22 genome containing:
- a CDS encoding long-chain fatty acid--CoA ligase, whose protein sequence is MNNLVLPHRFFQNVKAFSDKAAMLSKIGGTFRPVTYYELGNIVRAIALVLDSWGIRKGDRIAILSDNREEWYMSDMACLSIGAISVPVYPTLSALQIGELMKHSKPRAIFFSTQDLLKKIRESDYQFERIISFDKIIETSDVNWIQDIIEHGKQIHVEKPERFQTLLDSVEENDLACINYTSGTTGSPKGVMLSHANFVKDVDNSVKMIQIYPEDTFLSFLPLSHVLERMGGYYVPMLLGATVGFAESVEKVIDNMSEVRPTILISVPRLFEKIYATVMSGVQSGSSIKKKIFYWGLKAGKERMKADIEGTKL